The Roseisolibacter agri genome contains the following window.
CTAACCTTCTGGCTGATTCCGACGCTGCAGCCGGCCGGCCAGACCGGCGCGCCGCGCGGCGAGCTGCGACTGGCCTGGGGGACGATCGGCCTCGCCACCGACTGGTCGGTGCGCTGAGGGCGCGGCGCGTGACGCGCGCCGTCAGCGCGTCACGCGCACCCAGTCCACGTAGACGCGCGCGTCGCCGGCGCGGATCCGCCGCTCGGTGTCGGCGGGAAGCCCGAGCCGCGGCGCGCGCACGCCGTTGACGGCGGCCGGGTACTCGCCGCCGACGGCGAGGTTGAGGATCACGTACTTCGCGCTGTCGAGCGCCGCCGGCGCGCCGTGGCGCTCGATCTCCGCGCGCGACACGCCGTAGTACCGCCGGCCGTCGACGCGGAAGACGACGCTGTCCGCGGTCCAGGTGACCGCGTACTCGTGCCACGCGGTGGCGTCGCGCGACGGCGGCAGCGTGTCGCGGCGCACGAAGGGCGTGTTCCCGGAGTAGCCGGGGCCGTGCAGCGCGGCGTTGACCCACGACGAGTCGCCGACGTTCTCGATAATATATAAGAGGGTCGCGGCGTTTACCTTCGTTCAGATTTCCCTGTCTCCTGGGTGGGAACGGTTCCGGCGGCAGAACGCAGGGGAGTAGGGGTGTTTACCTTCCGCCGCGGCGGCCCTTTACCTCCGCTGGCCCTGCGTCTGGCGCCTCAAGCTGCTCCGCTCTTTACCTCTGACCGCGGCAGTGGCGGTGTTGTCGATGTACCTCCAGCCCCCGAAAGAGGGGCTTGACCCTGGAGCGCACTCCAGGGTGTACCATTCGTCATGCCCGCCTCCCGCCCCTCGCCGACCCGACGCTCACAGCGCCCCCCGGGGCTCGATGCGCCCGAGCCTGGGCCGCTTGCCGCGACGGCCGAGGTCCTCCGGATCGGCGATCTCGCCGCGCGTACCGGCGTGAGCGCGGATGCCCTCCGGTACTACGAGCGCCGCGGCCTCCTGCATCCGTCGGGGCGCCGGGCGAGCGGGTACCGCGAGTACCCGCCGGAGGCCGCCGGGGTCGTCCACTTCATCAAGCACGCGCAGGTGCTCGGCTTCACGCTCGGCGAGGTCGAGGAACTGCTGCGTCTCCGTGGCGGCGCCGGCCGGCGCGGTGCCGGGCTTGAGGTGCGCCAGGTGGCCGTCGAGAAGCTGCGCGACATCGACGAGAAACTCCGGATGCTCGCTGCCCTGCGCGGCGCGCTGGCCGACCTCGTCACCGAGTGCGATCAGACCTGCGGTGTGGACCCCGATGCGGCCGATGCGCTCCACTGCCCGATCATCGCCGCGCTGAACGCCCCCGACGGCGCCTTGGCCGACACGCCGCTGGCCTCGACAGAGGCGGGCCGCTGAACTCCCGCACGCTTCTCACGACAGGGACCGTCACGCTCATGCAGCTCGAGTACGTGATTCACGGCATGACCTGCCTGGACTGTTCGCGACACGTCACGACGGCACTCCAGCGCGTCGAGGGCGTCCAGGCGGCGCATGTCGATTACCGGGCCGGCCGCGGCCGGGTGGACCTGGCGCCGGGC
Protein-coding sequences here:
- a CDS encoding glycoside hydrolase family 16 protein, translated to MIENVGDSSWVNAALHGPGYSGNTPFVRRDTLPPSRDATAWHEYAVTWTADSVVFRVDGRRYYGVSRAEIERHGAPAALDSAKYVILNLAVGGEYPAAVNGVRAPRLGLPADTERRIRAGDARVYVDWVRVTR
- a CDS encoding MerR family transcriptional regulator, producing MPASRPSPTRRSQRPPGLDAPEPGPLAATAEVLRIGDLAARTGVSADALRYYERRGLLHPSGRRASGYREYPPEAAGVVHFIKHAQVLGFTLGEVEELLRLRGGAGRRGAGLEVRQVAVEKLRDIDEKLRMLAALRGALADLVTECDQTCGVDPDAADALHCPIIAALNAPDGALADTPLASTEAGR